The genomic region TTTGGAACAGTTATCACATGAGTACTGACCTACATGGGAATACAGTTTCAATAGTGCCTAGACCTACCCCTTAAAACTATAGAATTAGAAATTTggggcatatattttttaagtagagaCAGTATATCAGATGTTATGTTATGCACTCtctattcattattttctttaatctttagtGCCCTCTATGAATTAGCATTGTATATCCTCCATCAGTAGCAAGGAAATATTAAGACTCAGATATAATAACTTGTTGTAACACTATTGGAAATTATCTTTTATTAAGATAGATTTTCACATGTACCAGAGTCAAATATATGTGTCTTTTACATGTGAAACCTTCTTTTAACATATACTGCTTATTCAATTTAAGactctcagaaagttaaaaataaaaacaaaacccaaacagcaACATCTGCTGACCTGGAAAAGAATAGTCACATTTCAGCATCATTATTGATATTGTTTTCTATTAACCTCCTCATCCCAGAGCACACTTCTATGGTGGTGTCCAAACGAAGAAAGACCTATGTTACATTTGATCCTTTTCTTTTATGCCTTACAGTTCAGTTAAACAGAACAGGACTGGGAAGCAAAGAGGAAGATACCCACAACCAGACTCATTTTGCcttaatttctgctgtttaaaagCAAAAGCCTGGTTATTAGTACACTGACTCCAACTAGCTTCACAATAGGAGAGAAATTAAAAGGATATAGAGGTATCTTATAAAACTTAGTAACAGATGTGCCTGGGTGTCCAAAATTAATTGGAATCTGAGAACCAGAGACTTGGTTTCTTCATCCCATCTTGCTAATTTGATATCTTTCTGTGGTACAGATTTCTCTTTCCAAGTTCACGTGTTAGAAAATGACCACGATCAGTGATCCCAAGTTTATTATCTCCTCAGATAAACTGGGATCCAGTTTGACTAGAGAATTACTCTGGTTGAGTTATATGCACATGACCCAAGTGGAGCAGATTCATCAATGGGCCAGAAGGCAGGGTTATATATTAACAGTTTCTTTCATAATAATCACATGAGAAATGAACAATTCTGAGAAAATCAGCCAGGTATGGGAGGACTAAACTGTTGGTTTCTGTCTGCAGGGATATTTTTAGGATACTAAGTTGAACATAAGGGtcagaagcaaggaaagaaaaaccccaaatctgTATTCTCTGCCCAGACTTATCTCTTATACAGATACTAGTTGATTGAAACCATTAAAGATGTTGTCATAAAATTGATCATTCCGTACACATTCTTACTAGAAACTGGAAAATTAGGCAAGAATACCTTTTACAGCTTCATCTTAGAACTCCTTCTGGTGCTAGGCAAACCAAACCAGCTCCACAAATTTCTAAGGTATCCTTGAATGCTTGATCTTGAGTCATCTTGATTGCTCAAGATCTGAATGGAATTTGTGTTTATGAACCCAGTTTGGAGAGGTCAAAGAGGCAGTGTGTCAGCAAGCTCCATATTCGCTTCCGCATTTGTTTGGTCCTCAGGCCATAAATGATGGGGTTAAAGGTAGGTGGGATGATCAAATACAAATCAGCTAACAGTACTTGGGTGTACAGAGGCACTGTATCCTTCCCTAGCCAGGCCACATAGATGGATGCCATCCCAGGTAGGTAGTACAGAGCCATAACCCCCATGTGGGAGCCACATGTGCTTAATGCTTTCAATTGAGCATTCTTTGAAGAGAGACCACATACTGCCTGGAGAATCAGGTTATAGGAGGCAGAAATGAAGGCCACGTCAGAGCCCACAATAATGGAGGAGCCAATCACACTGTAGAGACTACTGGGCATGGGGTCAGCACATGCCAACTTGGCCACGGCTATGTGCTCACAGTAGGAATGGAGAACCACATTGGAGCCACAGAAAGGCAGATGACTTACCATCCAACTCAGTGGAGTCATGAATATGACAGCCCTGATGGTGATGGCCACACTCATTACCAGCATCAGTTGAGGTGTGAGAATCCTCTTGTAGTGCAGGGGCTTACAGATGGCTATATAGCAGTCAAAAGCCATGGCCAGCAATAGCCCTGTCTCCACAGATGTGGCTACATGGACAAAATACATCTGAGTGAAACAACCATTAAAGCTGATGGAGCCATCTCCTGAAGAGAAGATACTCACCATCTTTGGTACCACAGAGGAGGCCATAACAATATCCACAGCAGCCAGTACATACAGGAAGCAATACATGGGCTCTTGTAGAGTGAAATCCATCCAGATTACGGTCATGATGAGGGTGTTTCCTAACAGGGATATGGTATACATGGCACCCAGTGAAATAGCCAGCCAAAGATGGGAAGATGGCAAACCTGGGATACCCACAAGGAAGAAGGTGGCAGGAGTTTCCACTGTGTGGTTATAGGGTATCCCCAGCATCACAGATGAGACTGCTTTCCTGTTAATACATAAAATGATGTAAGAAATGGATGCAATCCTATAAGACTTGCTCCCAGCTGTATAGTGCTAGGAGCAACTAGTGGTATTTTCAGCTGGACTTTTCAGCTGAACTGACTGGCTGGACTGGCATTTTCAGTGGGATTTTCAGTGGACTACTGGATCAGAAAACTGACTTCTGACCAGTTTATCCTGCTCCACCTTCCATCTCCCTCAGTATTCTTTGCCTTGCTAATTTCTGTTTATTCAAATATCAGCCCATGGCCCCTTCTCCATCTCACACAGAGGCTAAATTAGGTACCTTTTTCTGAACTTTCCTGGAATCTCCCATGTTGACCTCTGAGGGATCTAAACCATTCTCATACTCTACCTATGATGTCATTGTATTGAATCAACTGTGTCTTGTTGATGGCCTTATACCAAGTGTGTGGCCCATTGCTATGGTGCCACAAGcatattaaaaaagataacatgTACTCATAGCAAACAGTTtccaaagaatgaggaagaaaatggaggaaagagtTTGTCTTCTATCTTTGTATGTTCAGTTCATGATACttaataattattgaatgaaACAATGAACTTCTTAAGACTCAacatgtcatattttatatcttcagtATAGTGCTTTGACAGTAGATGAATGAAGCATCCTTCTTGTTGAACAAATAGATTGATGAGTTCAGGAAAAGAAGGTCATCAGAGAGTAACATTACCACTTTCCATAGAAGATGATAAACTGTCTGGAAATATTTGTGATCCCTACCTTCCCTAATTTTCAGCATGCATTTTCTGTTGAGCTGGTTTCAATTAGTAGATTAAGTAGCTGCAGACAAAACTTAAGGGCTCCTTCATAGATGACCCCCAATAGGTTTTTGTAATTCTCCAATTCATATAACTCCCTCTTCATGTTAAACCACCAAGACATTCCAAATAACAAGCTTTATCCTTTAGAAAGGAAAACACTTCCTAATGTACATAGTATGTACCAGTACTAACTTGAAAAATCTAGTATTCATAATCTGAGTGTATTTgtccatttgtaaaatagaaaaaacatcTATTCCATATAAGACAGTTAATACagttaaaatgagattaaatattTTGTCCAAGATCATACAGCAAGCAGGTGgtaaatttgaaaatcaagtCCATGTCATTCCAGCTCCTGTTAACACCTGTGACTCCCAGGTGTGTGTGTCGTATTAGGGGCCAGGTATTATACATATACTTGATATAATGgtattagatatagatatagatatagatatagatatagatatagatatagatgatatatctatctatagatatatcaGGGACCTCCCTCAGCCAGTTTTTGTCAGAGTTACTACTTTGCACATCCATGAGCTTATCTATTTCTGCTTATTGTTCTATTTAACCTCAGTCTACCACACTCTAGTGTTACCATATCAATTAATGTGTAGGAATCTGGTTA from Panthera uncia isolate 11264 chromosome D1, Puncia_PCG_1.0, whole genome shotgun sequence harbors:
- the LOC125936934 gene encoding olfactory receptor 52I2-like, with the translated sequence MLGIPYNHTVETPATFFLVGIPGLPSSHLWLAISLGAMYTISLLGNTLIMTVIWMDFTLQEPMYCFLYVLAAVDIVMASSVVPKMVSIFSSGDGSISFNGCFTQMYFVHVATSVETGLLLAMAFDCYIAICKPLHYKRILTPQLMLVMSVAITIRAVIFMTPLSWMVSHLPFCGSNVVLHSYCEHIAVAKLACADPMPSSLYSVIGSSIIVGSDVAFISASYNLILQAVCGLSSKNAQLKALSTCGSHMGVMALYYLPGMASIYVAWLGKDTVPLYTQVLLADLYLIIPPTFNPIIYGLRTKQMRKRIWSLLTHCLFDLSKLGS